Proteins from a genomic interval of Nostoc sp. TCL240-02:
- the radA gene encoding DNA repair protein RadA, whose translation MAKPKTFFTCNECGAESPQWFGKCPACGTYNSLEEQISIQSSVDVPSRGGVSSWQSAQSNGKSHSKPAKARASLTFDQITDRQIARWESGYGELDRVLGGGVVPGSMVLIGGDPGIGKSTLLLQVSNQLAQKYRILYVTGEESGQQVKLRASRLGVSKPLSVVNEGKLEVIVDPTLPIEVVDSTLPIDPDSIGADLYVLPETDLEEILREIDSLKPNVAVIDSIQTVFFPALTSAPGSVAQVRECTAALMKVAKHEDVTMLIVGHVTKEGAIAGPKVLEHLVDTVLYFEGDRFASHRLLRTVKNRFGATHEIGIFEMVTDGLREVSNPSELFLGNRDDPAPGTAIVVACEGTRPIVVELQALVSPTSYPSPRRAGTGVDYNRLVQILAVLEKRVGIPMSKLDSYVASAGGLNVEEPAVDLGIAIAIVASFRDRIVDPGTVLIGEVGLGGQVRSVSQMELRLKEAAKLGFKRAIVPKGTKFPDLNIEILPVSKVIDAIIAAIPHQELTADDLEPDEDE comes from the coding sequence ATGGCAAAGCCAAAAACCTTTTTCACTTGTAATGAATGTGGAGCAGAATCGCCCCAGTGGTTTGGTAAGTGTCCAGCTTGCGGTACTTACAACTCTCTAGAAGAACAAATTTCTATTCAATCCTCAGTAGATGTACCCAGTCGAGGGGGGGTAAGTAGTTGGCAATCGGCTCAAAGCAATGGCAAATCTCACTCTAAACCAGCTAAAGCCCGTGCCTCTTTGACATTCGATCAAATTACCGATCGCCAAATCGCTCGCTGGGAGTCTGGTTATGGAGAATTAGATCGAGTGCTTGGAGGTGGGGTTGTCCCTGGATCTATGGTGCTGATTGGTGGCGATCCAGGTATTGGTAAATCGACTTTATTGTTGCAAGTATCTAATCAATTAGCACAGAAATACCGCATCCTTTACGTAACTGGCGAAGAATCGGGACAGCAGGTAAAATTACGAGCTTCTCGTTTGGGAGTATCAAAACCCCTAAGTGTGGTTAATGAGGGGAAGCTTGAAGTAATCGTAGATCCGACACTACCCATAGAAGTAGTAGATTCTACACTACCCATAGACCCTGACAGTATAGGTGCAGATTTATATGTACTGCCAGAAACAGATTTAGAAGAAATTTTACGGGAAATAGATTCTCTAAAACCAAATGTGGCGGTGATTGATAGTATCCAAACGGTGTTTTTTCCGGCGCTGACTTCTGCACCAGGTTCAGTGGCTCAGGTACGGGAATGTACAGCAGCACTGATGAAGGTGGCAAAGCACGAAGATGTTACCATGCTGATTGTGGGACACGTGACTAAAGAAGGAGCGATCGCCGGGCCAAAAGTTTTAGAACATTTAGTAGATACGGTGTTGTATTTTGAAGGCGATCGCTTTGCCTCCCATCGATTATTACGCACAGTCAAAAACCGCTTCGGCGCAACTCACGAAATCGGCATCTTTGAAATGGTGACAGATGGATTGCGAGAAGTCTCTAATCCCTCAGAGCTATTTTTAGGCAACCGTGACGATCCGGCTCCCGGTACTGCCATTGTGGTTGCTTGCGAAGGTACTCGCCCCATCGTTGTAGAATTGCAAGCTTTAGTAAGTCCCACCAGTTACCCTTCCCCTCGACGTGCTGGAACTGGCGTAGACTACAACCGCCTAGTACAAATTCTCGCCGTCTTAGAAAAACGGGTGGGAATTCCCATGTCCAAGTTAGATTCTTACGTTGCTTCTGCGGGTGGGTTGAATGTGGAAGAACCGGCGGTAGATTTAGGAATAGCGATCGCAATTGTAGCTAGTTTCCGCGATCGCATCGTCGATCCCGGTACAGTCTTAATCGGTGAAGTTGGGCTAGGTGGACAAGTGCGATCGGTTTCCCAAATGGAACTGCGGTTGAAAGAAGCTGCTAAGTTGGGATTTAAAAGAGCGATCGTGCCAAAAGGAACAAAATTCCCCGACTTAAATATTGAGATATTACCAGTCTCTAAAGTAATAGATGCAATTATCGCCGCCATACCGCATCAAGAATTGACAGCCGACGATTTAGAACCAGACGAAGATGAGTAA
- a CDS encoding IS630 family transposase gives MKAYSLDLRQKIVDAYACGDISQRKLAKNFGVTLSFVQNLLKRHRELGMIGPKVRTEQTATKLNAEQLEILRQLVIAQPDATLSELRERLYEKTEVLIGVATVNRMVRWKLHLNLKKKSPPHKKGSDEVQLARFEYWKLLRGIPVEELIFLDESGVNLSFIRKCARALPGLQAYAQKPNRKGKNVSVIGAISLKGLLTQWSGLGSIDALTFDAFIAQKLVPKLWPGAVVIMDNCSIHKSDELEALLIAAGAHLIYLPPYSPDFSPIENCWSKIKNILRRIGARTYPDLLQALDTAFAEVTIENLLGWFTHCCYCTSQD, from the coding sequence ATGAAAGCCTACTCTCTCGACTTGCGTCAAAAAATAGTTGATGCTTATGCCTGCGGTGACATTTCCCAACGAAAACTGGCTAAAAACTTTGGTGTCACCTTAAGTTTTGTGCAAAATTTACTCAAACGCCATCGAGAATTGGGGATGATAGGCCCCAAGGTGCGGACTGAGCAGACAGCAACAAAGTTGAATGCTGAACAGTTAGAAATCCTGCGCCAACTCGTCATAGCACAGCCCGATGCGACGTTAAGCGAATTGCGGGAACGACTTTACGAGAAAACAGAGGTCTTAATTGGGGTAGCTACGGTGAATCGGATGGTTCGCTGGAAACTTCACCTCAACCTCAAAAAAAAGTCTCCACCTCACAAAAAAGGTAGTGATGAAGTCCAACTAGCCCGATTTGAGTACTGGAAACTCTTGAGGGGGATACCCGTCGAAGAGCTGATTTTCTTAGATGAATCGGGAGTTAATCTGTCCTTCATCCGCAAATGTGCCCGCGCCTTGCCTGGCCTTCAGGCCTATGCTCAAAAGCCCAACCGCAAAGGGAAAAATGTCTCGGTAATTGGTGCAATTAGCTTGAAAGGACTGCTCACCCAATGGAGTGGCTTAGGTTCTATCGATGCTTTGACTTTTGATGCCTTCATCGCCCAAAAGCTCGTACCCAAACTTTGGCCTGGTGCAGTGGTGATCATGGATAACTGCTCAATCCATAAAAGTGATGAACTTGAAGCTTTGCTCATCGCTGCTGGCGCTCATCTCATTTATCTCCCCCCCTATTCTCCCGATTTTTCACCGATTGAGAATTGTTGGTCCAAGATTAAGAACATTCTCCGTCGCATCGGTGCAAGGACATACCCTGATTTACTCCAGGCATTAGATACGGCATTCGCAGAAGTGACAATAGAGAATTTGCTGGGTTGGTTTACTCACTGCTGCTACTGTACCTCACAAGACTGA
- a CDS encoding serine/threonine-protein kinase, with amino-acid sequence MSQSHTIRPEIAAGTLIDNRYIIQKLLGQGGLGRTYLAFDTRRFNEACVLKEFAPIGTGESGLEQYRNLFKREAKILHQLQHPQIPKFLACFEGDGRLFLVQEYVDGKTYSRLLGELQRQGRNFSEDEVIQWLKNLLPVLEYVHQHNIIHRDISPDNIMLPDGKDLPVLIDFGVGKQIADMNEGRSSNHQVTFVGKMSLVGKVGYAPREQISLGLCSASSDLYALGVTAIVLLTGRDPSLLMDQYSLEWNWRYYTYVSDEFAQVLDCMLADRPNKRYQTAREVIKDLERIGEPELAIFPPVILDDLPATVFNPEFQAMSAISQSYNQPGETTFSSPSLPANVQSGQIEQQQPSLQPGFIKHCQQELAYHIGPMANMIIEEILDENPYILPDQFVELIANQIPNFQAAFEFKKSLFS; translated from the coding sequence ATGTCACAGTCCCATACCATAAGACCAGAAATAGCTGCTGGAACTCTAATTGATAACCGCTATATTATCCAAAAACTTCTGGGACAGGGAGGATTGGGGCGAACTTACTTGGCATTTGACACTCGGCGGTTTAATGAAGCTTGTGTCCTCAAAGAGTTTGCACCCATTGGCACAGGGGAAAGTGGGCTGGAACAATATCGCAACTTATTTAAAAGAGAAGCAAAAATCCTTCATCAATTACAACATCCTCAAATCCCCAAGTTTTTAGCTTGCTTTGAAGGAGATGGTCGGTTATTCCTAGTACAAGAGTATGTCGACGGCAAAACATATTCTAGGCTGTTGGGAGAACTTCAACGTCAAGGAAGAAACTTTTCTGAAGACGAAGTTATCCAGTGGCTAAAAAATCTATTACCTGTTTTGGAATATGTCCATCAGCACAACATCATCCATCGAGATATTTCTCCTGATAACATCATGTTACCTGATGGCAAGGATCTGCCAGTGCTGATTGATTTCGGTGTTGGGAAGCAAATTGCTGACATGAACGAGGGGAGAAGTTCTAACCACCAAGTAACATTTGTTGGCAAAATGTCTCTTGTAGGCAAAGTGGGTTATGCACCTCGCGAACAGATTAGCTTAGGTTTATGCTCAGCTTCTAGTGACCTTTACGCCTTGGGAGTAACAGCTATTGTACTACTCACAGGTAGAGATCCATCTTTACTAATGGATCAGTACTCACTTGAATGGAACTGGCGTTATTATACTTACGTTAGTGATGAGTTCGCTCAAGTACTTGATTGTATGTTGGCAGATAGACCCAACAAGCGATATCAAACAGCCAGGGAAGTTATCAAAGATTTAGAGCGAATTGGAGAACCAGAACTAGCAATATTTCCTCCAGTCATCCTTGATGATTTGCCTGCTACGGTATTTAATCCTGAATTTCAGGCTATGTCGGCAATATCGCAGTCATACAACCAACCTGGAGAAACAACTTTTAGTTCACCTAGTTTACCTGCTAATGTACAAAGTGGGCAAATTGAACAACAACAACCTTCACTCCAACCAGGATTTATTAAACATTGTCAACAAGAATTAGCCTACCACATCGGACCAATGGCAAATATGATTATAGAAGAAATATTAGATGAGAATCCTTACATTTTACCTGATCAATTTGTTGAACTTATAGCCAACCAAATTCCTAACTTTCAAGCAGCTTTTGAATTCAAAAAAAGCTTATTTTCATAG
- a CDS encoding DUF3365 domain-containing protein translates to MLKNLNLKQKFTILLLVILTFGLSLSGFALSSLLRENAKQDISSTGLILIQTMSSVRKYTSTQVNPELVDKLATEFLPQTVPGYSAREVFEILRKTPEYRDFFYKEATLNPTNLRDKADGFETEIVERFRNKSDLKEVSGFRSIPSGDIFYIARPLKVSEESCLKCHSVPEAAPQSMITLYGTANGFGWKLNEIVGAQIISVPAKNVISKANQSSLLIILIVSTIFIATILLVNLFLNRQVVVPLKRMTRIAEEVSTGHMEVEFEQMSNDEIGNLAKAFKRMQLSLEMAMKRIKRTQGGTGD, encoded by the coding sequence ATGCTAAAGAATCTGAATCTGAAACAAAAGTTTACAATTCTGCTACTGGTAATTCTGACATTCGGTTTGAGCTTGAGTGGATTTGCTCTTTCTTCTTTGCTTAGGGAGAATGCTAAACAAGATATTAGCTCTACCGGTCTCATCCTCATTCAAACAATGAGTTCTGTTCGTAAGTACACCAGTACTCAAGTGAATCCAGAGCTAGTTGATAAATTGGCTACTGAGTTTTTGCCGCAAACCGTACCTGGATACTCAGCACGGGAGGTATTTGAGATTTTACGGAAAACACCAGAATATCGTGATTTCTTTTATAAAGAAGCAACTCTCAATCCCACAAATCTGCGGGATAAGGCTGACGGTTTTGAGACGGAAATTGTAGAAAGGTTTAGAAATAAATCGGATCTTAAAGAAGTGAGTGGATTTCGCTCAATTCCTAGTGGGGATATCTTTTATATTGCTCGTCCCTTAAAAGTTTCTGAAGAAAGCTGTCTGAAGTGTCATAGCGTACCGGAGGCTGCCCCTCAAAGTATGATTACTCTTTATGGCACAGCTAATGGATTTGGGTGGAAGCTGAATGAGATTGTCGGCGCTCAAATTATATCAGTACCGGCAAAGAATGTAATCAGCAAAGCAAATCAGTCTTCTTTACTAATTATCTTAATTGTATCAACTATATTTATAGCGACTATCCTGTTAGTTAACTTGTTCTTGAATCGACAGGTTGTTGTGCCACTCAAACGCATGACTCGCATCGCGGAAGAAGTTAGTACAGGACACATGGAAGTTGAATTCGAGCAGATGTCTAATGATGAAATCGGTAATTTAGCTAAAGCCTTTAAACGGATGCAGTTAAGTTTAGAAATGGCAATGAAAAGAATCAAACGCACTCAGGGGGGTACAGGAGATTAA
- a CDS encoding serine/threonine-protein kinase gives MVWNAGKSLFGGRYIIESQLGEGGIGITYLARNQRNQLRVIKTLKEEILNHPAWILHRNKLRQDFRDEAVRLAVCHHPHIVEIETIFDDGNLPCMVMEYIEGEDLGQYLKRVGVLSEAEALLYIRQIGDALTLIHSKGLLHRDLKPRNIMIRIDKSEAVLIDFGIAREFIPNVIQRHTVYRTPGFAPPEQYESEAPRGEYIDIYALAATLYNLLTGVIPTSADDRRHNINLEPPQYFNPNISNRVNQAIMCGMDLESTYRPQSVQEWLDLLGPENEKKIAPATSTLVITPRVKLPPPVALDQQNWQCVQTLRGHSSMVHAIAISPDGQLIASGSNDHTIKLWQLSTGKLVRQMGRWSSGHSSMVNSVAFSPISAKLSYQGESDKSAGIADLNWGILASGSWDNTIKLWDVNTGKEIRTLTGHTNWVNSVAFSPDGKFLVSGSADCTIKLWQVNTGIEIQTLTGHSDSVSSIAYSPRTATTTNSQDRQLVASGSNDYTIKLWQVYTGRNIYTFTGHSFFINCIAFSHDAEMIASGSGDNTIKLWHVNTGREIRTLIGHSDSVWSVAFSQDRQFLASGSWDNTIKLWHLQSGREISTLTGHSSYVRCVTFSPDGQTLVSGSDDDTIKIWRRGR, from the coding sequence ATGGTGTGGAATGCAGGAAAGTCTTTATTCGGGGGACGCTACATTATCGAAAGCCAACTAGGTGAAGGCGGAATTGGCATTACTTATCTTGCCAGAAATCAACGGAATCAACTGCGAGTGATTAAAACCCTTAAAGAAGAAATCCTGAACCACCCCGCCTGGATACTCCACCGAAACAAGTTACGGCAAGACTTCCGTGATGAAGCAGTTAGGCTGGCTGTGTGTCACCATCCCCATATAGTAGAAATAGAAACCATCTTCGATGATGGGAATTTGCCCTGCATGGTGATGGAATACATCGAAGGCGAAGACTTAGGACAGTATTTAAAACGGGTTGGAGTGCTATCAGAAGCAGAAGCGCTGCTCTACATCAGACAAATTGGCGACGCTTTGACACTAATCCATTCTAAAGGATTGCTGCATCGGGATCTCAAACCACGCAACATTATGATCCGCATTGATAAATCTGAAGCAGTGCTCATAGACTTTGGCATCGCTAGAGAATTTATTCCTAATGTAATTCAAAGACATACGGTGTATCGCACTCCTGGTTTTGCCCCACCTGAGCAGTATGAATCAGAAGCGCCACGAGGAGAATACATTGATATCTATGCTTTAGCTGCTACTCTGTATAATTTGCTTACCGGAGTGATACCGACAAGTGCAGATGATAGACGGCACAATATTAATTTAGAACCACCACAATATTTTAATCCCAACATCAGCAATAGGGTAAATCAAGCTATTATGTGCGGCATGGATTTGGAGTCAACCTATCGTCCCCAATCTGTGCAGGAGTGGTTGGATTTATTGGGCCCTGAAAACGAGAAAAAGATAGCACCAGCAACATCCACCTTAGTGATAACGCCCAGAGTAAAATTACCTCCACCTGTTGCATTAGACCAGCAAAACTGGCAATGTGTACAGACCCTCAGAGGTCATTCTAGTATGGTTCATGCGATCGCTATTAGTCCAGATGGGCAATTGATTGCTAGTGGCAGTAATGACCATACTATTAAACTTTGGCAACTGAGTACTGGCAAGCTAGTGCGTCAAATGGGTCGTTGGTCTTCTGGTCATTCTAGTATGGTTAATTCCGTTGCCTTTAGCCCAATCTCAGCAAAGCTTTCTTATCAAGGAGAGTCAGATAAATCTGCCGGAATCGCAGATTTGAATTGGGGAATCTTGGCTAGCGGTAGTTGGGATAATACAATCAAATTGTGGGATGTAAACACAGGAAAAGAAATTCGCACTCTCACTGGTCACACTAACTGGGTGAATTCTGTTGCCTTTAGTCCAGATGGCAAGTTTCTTGTTAGTGGCAGTGCTGACTGCACTATTAAACTATGGCAAGTAAACACTGGTATAGAAATTCAAACTCTCACAGGTCATTCCGACTCAGTTTCATCAATTGCTTATTCTCCGAGAACAGCTACAACGACAAATAGCCAGGATAGACAGCTTGTCGCTAGTGGCAGTAATGACTACACAATCAAACTGTGGCAAGTATACACAGGCAGAAACATCTACACATTTACAGGTCATTCCTTTTTCATAAACTGTATCGCCTTCAGCCACGATGCAGAAATGATTGCTAGTGGCAGTGGTGACAACACAATTAAATTGTGGCATGTAAACACAGGCAGAGAAATTCGCACTCTCATTGGTCATTCTGATTCAGTTTGGTCAGTTGCCTTTAGCCAAGATAGGCAATTTCTCGCTAGTGGCAGTTGGGACAACACTATCAAACTGTGGCATTTACAAAGTGGTAGAGAAATCAGCACACTTACAGGACATTCCAGCTATGTTCGATGTGTCACCTTCAGTCCTGATGGTCAAACCCTAGTGAGCGGTAGTGATGACGATACTATCAAGATTTGGCGACGGGGGAGATGA
- a CDS encoding peptidoglycan-binding protein, whose product MWCGFGKSSATFAVTCLISASVVIADTGFAAPQRSYTPQQFRSVLRGLGYNVKVTNGPLTDEETKKAIREFQTGYKLKPVDGIAGPKTQDFAANIVQILHTNLNAVVKPNPPLPRDHFYGSRTEEVVKEYQKKHQLQETGIANLALRQKLNEEAKTVLSQPTAKPTTKPTAKPTATPTAKPTAKPTAKPTAKPTATPTATPTATPTATPTATPTATPTATPTATPTATPTSTP is encoded by the coding sequence ATGTGGTGTGGTTTTGGAAAATCAAGCGCGACTTTTGCTGTTACTTGCCTGATAAGCGCTAGTGTGGTAATAGCAGACACAGGTTTCGCAGCACCTCAACGTAGCTATACGCCCCAGCAATTCCGTTCTGTGTTGCGAGGTCTAGGCTATAACGTCAAGGTAACAAATGGTCCTTTGACAGATGAGGAAACCAAAAAGGCAATTCGTGAATTTCAGACAGGTTATAAGCTAAAACCAGTTGATGGGATAGCAGGGCCAAAAACCCAAGATTTTGCTGCTAACATTGTTCAAATTCTGCACACAAATTTGAATGCAGTAGTCAAGCCTAATCCTCCCCTACCGCGCGATCATTTTTACGGTTCCCGCACGGAAGAAGTAGTGAAGGAGTATCAAAAGAAACATCAGTTGCAAGAAACTGGAATTGCTAATTTAGCACTCCGCCAAAAGCTGAATGAAGAAGCAAAGACAGTCTTGAGTCAGCCAACAGCTAAACCAACAACGAAACCAACGGCTAAACCAACAGCTACGCCAACAGCTAAACCAACAGCTAAACCAACAGCTAAACCAACAGCTAAACCAACAGCTACACCAACAGCTACACCAACAGCTACACCGACAGCTACGCCAACAGCTACGCCAACAGCTACGCCAACAGCTACGCCAACGGCTACACCGACAGCTACGCCAACATCTACACCCTAG
- the rimP gene encoding ribosome maturation factor RimP — translation MAHPLVPQIIDLATPVAEELGLEVVGVVFHTHQSPPVLRVDIRNPQQDTGLNDCERMSRALEASLDAAEIVPDTYVLEVSSPGISRQLVTDREFISFKGFPVIISTTLPYDGQQEWIGQLIRRDETTLYLNQKGRVVEIPRSLITKVQLDERR, via the coding sequence ATGGCTCATCCTTTAGTTCCACAAATTATTGATTTGGCGACACCAGTAGCAGAAGAACTGGGATTGGAAGTGGTTGGCGTGGTCTTTCACACTCACCAAAGTCCACCAGTGTTGCGGGTAGACATTCGCAATCCTCAGCAAGACACCGGATTGAATGATTGTGAGAGGATGAGCCGTGCTTTAGAAGCCTCCTTAGATGCTGCGGAAATCGTTCCAGATACATACGTCTTGGAAGTGTCTAGTCCTGGTATTTCGCGGCAACTGGTAACAGACAGGGAGTTTATTTCCTTTAAAGGATTTCCTGTCATTATTTCCACAACGCTTCCCTACGACGGACAACAAGAGTGGATTGGTCAGTTGATTCGCCGGGATGAGACAACACTTTACTTAAACCAAAAAGGTCGTGTAGTCGAAATTCCCCGCTCCCTAATTACTAAGGTGCAGCTAGACGAGCGCCGATAA
- the nusA gene encoding transcription termination factor NusA, producing MSMVTLPGLKELIESISRERNLPRLAVQSAIREALLKGYERYRRAQNLERKQFDEDYFENFEVELDIDEEGFRVLSTKTIVEEVNNTDHQISLDEVQQVAPEAQLGDSVVLDVTPDQGEFGRMAAMQTKQVLAQKLRDQQRQMVQEEFQDLEGTVLQARVLRFERQSVVLAVSSGFGQPEVEAELPKREQLPNDNYRANATFKVYLKKVSQGQQRGPQLLVSRADAGLVVYLFANEVPEIEDEVVRIVAVAREANPPSRYVGPRTKIAVDTLDRDVDPVGACIGARGSRIQVVVNELRGEKIDVIRWSPDPATYIANALSPARVDEVRLMDPESRQTHVLVAEDQLSLAIGKEGQNVRLAARLTGWKIDIKDKAKYDYAGEDEKFTAVRAKYQTEEDELEFDEELEDENQDELEEEDSFDNNDDE from the coding sequence ATGTCAATGGTTACTTTACCTGGATTAAAAGAATTAATTGAAAGTATAAGTCGTGAGCGGAATTTACCCCGTCTTGCAGTTCAATCAGCTATTAGAGAAGCACTACTCAAAGGCTACGAACGTTATCGTCGCGCCCAAAATTTAGAGCGAAAACAGTTTGACGAAGATTATTTTGAAAATTTTGAAGTAGAACTCGATATTGACGAAGAGGGATTTCGCGTTCTTTCCACCAAAACCATCGTTGAAGAAGTAAATAACACAGACCATCAGATTTCTCTAGACGAAGTTCAACAAGTAGCTCCCGAAGCGCAGTTAGGAGACTCTGTTGTACTAGATGTGACTCCCGACCAAGGAGAATTTGGTCGGATGGCGGCAATGCAAACTAAGCAAGTATTGGCGCAAAAATTACGGGATCAACAGCGCCAAATGGTGCAAGAAGAGTTCCAAGATTTAGAAGGAACTGTTTTGCAAGCAAGAGTCCTACGGTTTGAGCGGCAATCTGTGGTTTTGGCAGTTAGCAGTGGCTTTGGTCAGCCAGAAGTAGAAGCCGAATTACCGAAGCGGGAACAGTTGCCTAACGATAATTATCGGGCAAATGCCACCTTCAAGGTATATCTCAAAAAAGTCTCCCAAGGTCAGCAACGAGGTCCACAGTTGCTGGTATCTCGTGCTGATGCGGGTTTAGTGGTTTATCTGTTTGCCAACGAAGTCCCAGAAATCGAAGATGAAGTGGTACGGATTGTTGCCGTAGCAAGGGAGGCAAACCCCCCCTCCCGTTATGTTGGTCCCCGGACTAAAATAGCAGTAGATACGCTCGATCGCGATGTAGACCCAGTTGGTGCTTGTATCGGAGCCAGGGGATCGCGAATTCAAGTGGTAGTCAATGAATTACGCGGTGAAAAAATAGATGTAATTCGCTGGTCGCCAGACCCAGCAACGTACATCGCTAATGCTTTAAGTCCAGCACGGGTAGATGAAGTACGCCTCATGGACCCTGAATCTCGGCAAACTCACGTACTTGTGGCTGAAGATCAACTAAGTTTAGCTATTGGGAAAGAAGGACAAAACGTCCGTTTGGCAGCCCGCCTGACTGGTTGGAAAATAGATATCAAAGACAAAGCTAAATACGACTATGCCGGAGAGGATGAGAAATTTACCGCCGTCAGAGCAAAATATCAGACAGAGGAAGATGAGCTTGAATTCGACGAAGAATTAGAAGATGAAAATCAGGACGAATTAGAAGAGGAGGATAGTTTTGACAATAACGATGACGAATAA
- a CDS encoding YlxR family protein: MKPNYRRCISCRKVGSKDEFWRIVRVFPSGKVQLDRGMGRSAYICPQTSCLQAAQKKNRLGRSLHASVPETLYQSLSQRLASSNTQNQI, from the coding sequence ATGAAACCAAATTATCGGCGCTGTATTAGTTGCCGGAAAGTAGGCTCAAAAGATGAGTTTTGGCGGATTGTCCGCGTCTTTCCATCGGGAAAGGTACAATTAGATCGGGGCATGGGGCGTTCTGCCTATATTTGTCCGCAAACGAGTTGCTTACAAGCGGCTCAAAAAAAAAATCGACTAGGGCGATCGCTACATGCATCAGTGCCAGAAACACTGTACCAAAGCTTGTCGCAACGTCTAGCCAGCAGCAATACCCAAAACCAAATTTAA